The region TCACTCCGACTATCCAATTCTTTCGCTGGATAACTTTCTGAACGTGTTATCGATTCTCTAGGCATAGATTCAGACTTAAGATGACTTCGCGGTACAAATTTAGAAGTCTCACCTTGTTTGTTCTCCTGAAAAGTTTTATCTTGCCTCGTTATTTTTTTTAAGTGCTTAACTTCTTTTTCATCAATTGCCGGCTTAAATTTTTTTTCAGTTTTAAAAAGGCCATTTTCAACTTGATCTTGGCCTTGTGGATCTTTAAATTCTAATCTTTCTTCTTCTTTTTTCTTTTTTCGAAAAAAGGCTGGCCCATCATACTTACCCATACTTACCCCTAACTAGTACTAATCAAATAAGTGATTTCCTCGTTCAAAGTCAAACGCATCACCAAGCTTAAAGTGGTCATCATTCTCGGGTAAAATTAGTGCACCCTTCTTTTGAGGAGCATTTTTCAAACCAAGCTCTCTTCCAGATACAATCATACCGTCACTTTTAACGCCGCGAAGTTCTCCTGGCCAAATAATCGTTCCGTTTGGCATCATAGCACCAACTTTAGCCACAACTACTTTAATATCTGCTTTCATGTTTGGTGATCCGCTGACTAACTGTAATGTTTCTCCATTACCTATTTCAGTTTCTGTAATTAGCAAATGATCTGAGTCAGGATGCGGAGTAGTTGATTTTACGTATCCAACTACAAATTTAGGATCTCTATCCACAGTTAATAATGTTTCAAAACCAGCTTTATTCAGGAGATCATTTAGAGTTTCGATTTGCGAATCATTTA is a window of Pediococcus claussenii ATCC BAA-344 DNA encoding:
- the ytpR gene encoding YtpR family tRNA-binding protein, with the protein product MLISSYNPQAWGDILVTILGPDADEQQVEVKDNIAQITDTNSGKVIGINFLNISKVMKIDEIGQVQLNDSQIETLNDLLNKAGFETLLTVDRDPKFVVGYVKSTTPHPDSDHLLITETEIGNGETLQLVSGSPNMKADIKVVVAKVGAMMPNGTIIWPGELRGVKSDGMIVSGRELGLKNAPQKKGALILPENDDHFKLGDAFDFERGNHLFD